The following coding sequences are from one Seonamhaeicola sp. ML3 window:
- a CDS encoding VOC family protein — translation MKAQFHLALPCEDINQTKKFYSEVLGMPLGRHTDKWVDVNLYNHQLTFTQSGSFDFKYKNYKLDDNILPSFHFGVIVSIEKWGALYKKLLQSNQEVTTEVTFMENKVGEHLSFFITDPNGYMIEFKSFKSKKEIFET, via the coding sequence ATGAAAGCTCAATTTCACTTAGCATTGCCATGTGAAGATATAAACCAAACAAAGAAGTTTTACTCAGAAGTTTTGGGAATGCCACTAGGTAGGCATACAGATAAATGGGTTGATGTGAATTTGTATAACCACCAACTTACATTTACGCAATCGGGGTCTTTCGACTTTAAATATAAAAACTACAAATTGGATGATAACATTCTACCGTCATTTCACTTTGGGGTTATTGTTAGTATTGAAAAATGGGGCGCCTTATACAAGAAGCTATTGCAGTCCAATCAGGAAGTAACTACAGAAGTAACCTTTATGGAAAATAAGGTTGGAGAGCATTTGTCTTTCTTCATTACAGACCCAAATGGTTACATGATTGAGTTTAAAAGTTTTAAAAGTAAAAAAGAGATTTTTGAAACCTAG
- a CDS encoding deoxyhypusine synthase family protein: MNTKGAVSNFIEKYYLHFNAATVVDAAKAYEAQLNGGSKMLVSLAGAMSTAELGKIFAEMIRQDKVHIISCTGANLEEDIMNLVAHSHYKRIPDYRDLTPEEEWDLLEQGLNRVTDTCIPEEEAFRRLQKHIYDIWKAADENGERFLPHEYMYKMLLSGVLEEYYEIDLKDSWMYAAAEKNLPIVCPGWEDSTMGNIFASYVLKGELRASTIKSGIEYMTFLADWYTKNSKKGIGFFQIGGGIAGDFPICVVPMLYQDMERTDTPFWSYFCQISDSTTSYGSYSGAVPNEKITWGKLDIDTPKFIIESDATIVAPLIFAYLLDM, translated from the coding sequence ATGAATACTAAAGGAGCAGTTTCAAATTTTATTGAAAAATATTACCTACATTTTAATGCGGCTACAGTAGTTGATGCAGCCAAGGCCTATGAAGCGCAATTGAATGGCGGGTCTAAAATGTTGGTATCTTTAGCGGGCGCTATGAGTACTGCAGAATTAGGTAAAATATTTGCAGAAATGATACGTCAGGATAAAGTTCATATTATTTCCTGTACTGGTGCTAATCTTGAAGAGGATATAATGAATTTGGTAGCACATTCGCACTACAAACGCATTCCAGATTACCGAGATTTAACTCCAGAAGAGGAATGGGATTTATTGGAGCAAGGATTGAACAGGGTGACAGATACTTGTATTCCTGAAGAAGAAGCATTTAGAAGGTTACAAAAGCATATTTACGATATTTGGAAAGCGGCTGATGAAAACGGTGAACGTTTTTTACCGCATGAGTATATGTATAAGATGCTTTTGTCTGGTGTTCTTGAAGAGTATTATGAAATAGATTTAAAAGACTCTTGGATGTATGCGGCAGCAGAAAAAAACTTGCCAATTGTTTGTCCAGGATGGGAAGATAGCACCATGGGAAACATTTTTGCCAGTTATGTTTTAAAAGGTGAGTTAAGGGCAAGTACCATAAAATCTGGAATAGAATACATGACCTTTTTGGCAGATTGGTACACCAAAAATTCCAAAAAAGGTATTGGCTTCTTTCAAATTGGTGGAGGCATAGCTGGAGATTTCCCTATATGTGTAGTACCAATGCTTTATCAGGATATGGAACGAACTGATACACCGTTTTGGAGTTATTTTTGCCAAATAAGTGATTCTACCACCAGTTATGGCTCTTACTCTGGTGCTGTACCAAATGAAAAAATTACTTGGGGTAAATTAGATATAGATACTCCTAAATTCATTATTGAAAGTGATGCAACCATTGTTGCGCCGTTAATTTTTGCCTATTTATTAGATATGTAG
- the speB gene encoding agmatinase has product MNTKTYAGIPEKYAKLEQANIVLIPVPYDGTSTWQKGADKGPEAFLEASENMELYDIETDSEVYKQGVFLADPVAENSSPEKMVEAVHQVVKSYIKKNKFVTIFGGEHSISIGTIRAFNEAFNSLTVLHIDAHADLRSSYEGSSCNHACAVYEASQETNLIQVGIRSMDVKEKSVMDFDKTYFAHEMAMDDSWMESAIDQMTENVFITFDLDALDPSILPSTGTPEPGGLLWYETLDFLKQVFEEKNVVGFDIVELCPNENEKSSDFLAAKLYYKMLSYKFQTEGNDDFEGSYDVSNRLNKPVKFHEDDEY; this is encoded by the coding sequence ATGAATACAAAAACTTACGCTGGCATACCAGAGAAGTATGCTAAATTAGAACAAGCTAACATTGTTTTAATTCCAGTTCCCTATGATGGAACAAGCACTTGGCAAAAAGGAGCAGATAAAGGTCCAGAGGCTTTTTTAGAAGCTTCAGAAAATATGGAACTTTATGATATAGAAACAGATTCTGAAGTCTACAAACAAGGTGTTTTTTTAGCTGATCCAGTAGCCGAAAACAGTTCCCCCGAAAAAATGGTAGAAGCAGTTCATCAAGTTGTTAAAAGCTATATAAAGAAAAACAAGTTTGTAACTATTTTTGGTGGTGAGCATTCTATATCTATAGGCACTATTAGAGCGTTTAATGAAGCGTTTAATAGCCTAACGGTTTTACACATTGATGCACATGCAGATTTAAGGTCATCTTATGAAGGCAGTTCCTGCAATCATGCCTGTGCTGTTTACGAGGCAAGTCAAGAGACCAATTTAATCCAGGTTGGTATTCGTTCGATGGACGTAAAAGAGAAATCTGTAATGGATTTTGATAAAACCTATTTTGCCCACGAAATGGCCATGGATGATTCTTGGATGGAATCAGCTATAGACCAAATGACCGAGAATGTATTTATTACCTTTGATTTAGATGCTTTAGATCCTTCAATTTTGCCCAGTACCGGCACACCAGAACCTGGAGGTTTATTGTGGTATGAAACGTTGGATTTCTTAAAACAAGTTTTTGAAGAAAAGAATGTTGTCGGGTTTGATATCGTTGAACTATGTCCAAATGAAAACGAGAAATCATCAGATTTTCTGGCAGCTAAACTATATTATAAAATGCTTAGTTATAAGTTTCAAACAGAGGGTAATGATGATTTTGAAGGTTCGTACGACGTTTCGAATCGATTAAATAAACCTGTAAAATTTCACGAAGACGATGAATACTAA
- a CDS encoding arginine decarboxylase encodes MNTKYIDLINQTFDFPQPEFELENNQLFFHDIDLNKLVEVYGAPLKFTYLPQISNNINRAKKWFEKAFVKHNYQGVYNYCYCTKSSHFKHILDEALKNNIHIETSSTFDIDIVEHLKKTGKINNDTYVICNGFKREQYITNIARLINNGHKNCIPVIDNYEEINLLTNEINGKFDIGIRIASEEEPKFEFYTSRLGIGYKNIVPFYNAEIKDNPKANLKMLHFFINTGIRDNAYYWNELLKCLKVYISLKKVCPSLDSLNIGGGFPIKNSLAFDFDYEYMVDEIVNQIQQACEEEGVDVPNLFTEFGSFTVGESGGAIYEVLYQKQQNDREKWNMINSSFITTLPDTWAINKRFVMLPINRWDSSYERVLLGGLTCDSDDYYNSEQHINAIYLPKYDKDKPLYVGFFNTGAYQETIGGFGGLQHCLIPNPKHILIDKDEQGNILTTLFKEQQKSEDLLEILGYKKEPLLEENIEILETENDLHLAGK; translated from the coding sequence ATGAATACTAAATATATTGATTTAATCAATCAGACATTCGATTTTCCTCAACCAGAATTTGAGTTAGAAAACAACCAATTATTTTTTCATGACATTGACTTAAATAAATTAGTTGAGGTTTATGGAGCACCATTAAAATTTACCTATTTGCCACAAATATCAAACAATATTAATAGAGCAAAAAAGTGGTTTGAAAAAGCATTTGTAAAACATAATTATCAAGGTGTTTACAATTACTGTTATTGTACCAAAAGTTCTCATTTCAAACATATTTTAGATGAAGCTTTGAAGAACAATATTCATATAGAAACATCGTCAACTTTTGATATTGATATTGTTGAGCACCTAAAGAAAACAGGTAAAATAAATAATGACACTTATGTTATTTGTAATGGTTTTAAAAGAGAGCAATATATTACCAATATTGCCAGGCTCATTAACAACGGTCACAAAAATTGCATTCCGGTAATAGACAATTATGAGGAGATAAACCTTCTAACCAACGAGATAAACGGCAAGTTTGATATTGGTATTAGGATAGCCTCTGAGGAAGAACCAAAATTTGAATTTTACACATCGCGTTTGGGGATTGGGTATAAAAATATTGTACCATTCTATAACGCCGAAATAAAAGACAATCCCAAGGCCAATCTTAAAATGCTCCATTTCTTTATCAATACTGGTATAAGAGATAATGCGTACTATTGGAACGAGCTTTTAAAATGTTTAAAAGTATATATCAGTTTAAAAAAGGTTTGTCCGTCATTGGATAGTTTAAATATAGGGGGCGGATTCCCAATAAAAAACTCATTGGCCTTTGATTTTGACTATGAATACATGGTTGATGAAATTGTAAACCAAATTCAGCAAGCTTGTGAAGAAGAAGGCGTGGATGTTCCAAACCTATTTACCGAATTTGGAAGCTTTACCGTTGGTGAAAGTGGTGGCGCTATCTACGAAGTGTTATATCAAAAACAACAAAACGATAGAGAGAAGTGGAATATGATAAACTCCTCATTCATTACCACACTTCCTGATACATGGGCCATAAACAAACGTTTTGTAATGCTGCCAATTAATAGATGGGATAGTTCTTATGAGCGAGTATTATTAGGCGGTTTAACTTGCGATAGCGATGATTACTATAATAGTGAGCAACATATCAATGCTATTTATTTACCAAAGTATGATAAAGATAAACCGCTATATGTTGGCTTTTTTAATACGGGGGCGTATCAAGAAACCATAGGAGGTTTTGGAGGTTTGCAACATTGCTTAATACCCAATCCTAAGCACATACTAATAGATAAAGATGAGCAAGGAAATATCTTAACCACACTTTTTAAAGAACAACAAAAGAGTGAAGATTTATTGGAAATCTTAGGTTACAAAAAAGAGCCTTTATTAGAAGAAAATATTGAAATTTTAGAAACAGAAAACGATTTGCATTTAGCAGGTAAATAA
- a CDS encoding MarC family protein, which produces MAELAATFFFLFAVMDPIGSVPVYLEATRDFDGWHKRKIAIRASVLAFLILLFFIIVGQLIFEGMDVSLDAFQVSGGVILFLFALTMIFGDGKPEREKNRITDYRHVTVFPLAIPSIASPGAIMAVVILTDNNLYTLEQQAITTFLVLVVIFLTALILLIANKVQKIIGDYGITVISKIMGLILASYAVQSIMTGIKSYFITTL; this is translated from the coding sequence ATGGCAGAGTTAGCGGCAACTTTTTTCTTTTTATTTGCGGTTATGGATCCCATTGGGTCGGTACCCGTATACTTGGAGGCAACTCGTGATTTTGATGGATGGCACAAAAGAAAAATAGCTATAAGAGCTTCTGTTTTAGCGTTTTTAATTTTGTTGTTTTTCATTATTGTCGGTCAGCTTATTTTTGAGGGAATGGATGTATCTCTTGATGCCTTTCAGGTGTCTGGAGGGGTTATCTTGTTTTTGTTTGCACTCACAATGATTTTTGGAGATGGTAAGCCAGAACGGGAAAAGAATAGAATTACAGACTACAGACATGTTACAGTCTTCCCTTTAGCTATCCCCTCTATAGCTTCTCCTGGAGCTATTATGGCAGTTGTTATTTTAACAGATAATAATCTCTATACTCTTGAGCAACAGGCAATAACAACATTTTTAGTATTGGTTGTTATATTTTTAACCGCTCTTATATTATTAATAGCCAATAAAGTGCAAAAAATAATAGGCGATTACGGGATTACTGTAATTAGTAAAATTATGGGCCTAATTCTGGCTTCTTATGCAGTTCAAAGTATAATGACAGGAATAAAAAGTTACTTTATAACTACACTTTAG
- a CDS encoding DUF3124 domain-containing protein, whose protein sequence is MRYLIILILLFFIGCKEKQVQPEFSIDKENWVKRKVDISKLDSLNHGKSYLSVYSQIYSFSQKKKYNLTGMVSLRNVSEKDTIYLLRADYFNTEGENIRTYFDYPIYMSPMETLEIVIAQADIEGGTGSNFLFEWKTPKSCPEPLFEGVMNSMQGTQGISFTTHSRRIK, encoded by the coding sequence ATGAGATACCTTATAATATTAATTTTATTGTTTTTTATTGGATGCAAAGAAAAACAAGTACAGCCTGAATTTAGCATAGACAAAGAAAACTGGGTAAAGCGGAAAGTTGATATTTCTAAATTAGATTCCCTTAATCATGGGAAATCTTATCTATCGGTGTATTCCCAAATCTACAGTTTTTCTCAAAAGAAAAAGTATAATTTAACAGGCATGGTTAGCTTACGAAATGTGAGTGAAAAAGATACCATTTATCTCCTAAGAGCAGACTATTTTAATACCGAGGGCGAAAACATTAGAACTTATTTCGATTACCCAATCTATATGTCTCCAATGGAAACTCTAGAGATTGTAATAGCCCAAGCCGATATTGAGGGTGGTACCGGGTCAAATTTTCTATTTGAGTGGAAAACACCAAAGTCTTGTCCAGAACCACTTTTTGAAGGTGTTATGAATTCTATGCAAGGTACACAGGGTATTTCGTTTACAACGCATTCAAGGCGCATTAAGTAG
- a CDS encoding protein-L-isoaspartate(D-aspartate) O-methyltransferase produces the protein MKDTFKHKGLRQQLVNVIKAKGIADENVLRAIGNIPRHLFMDSSFLDHAYQDKAFPIAADQTISQPYTVAFQSELLQVKRGDKVLEIGTGSGYQCAVLCELGAKVYSIERQQELFKKTSKFLSKIGYRPKKLVFGDGYKGLPEEAPFDSIIVTAGAPFVPKPLLSQLKEGGRLVIPVGNDVQTMTLFIRKGPKEFEQHEFGDFRFVPMLEDKN, from the coding sequence TTGAAAGATACATTTAAACACAAGGGCTTAAGGCAGCAGTTGGTTAACGTTATAAAAGCCAAAGGAATAGCAGATGAAAACGTATTAAGGGCCATTGGTAATATACCAAGACACTTGTTTATGGATTCTAGTTTTTTGGATCATGCTTACCAAGATAAAGCCTTTCCCATAGCTGCTGACCAAACCATTTCGCAGCCCTATACAGTGGCTTTTCAATCAGAATTACTACAAGTAAAACGAGGTGATAAAGTTTTAGAAATAGGTACGGGAAGTGGCTACCAATGTGCTGTATTGTGTGAATTAGGCGCTAAAGTTTATAGTATTGAACGTCAGCAAGAACTGTTTAAAAAAACAAGTAAGTTTTTATCGAAAATAGGCTACAGGCCCAAAAAACTTGTTTTTGGTGATGGTTATAAAGGTTTACCAGAAGAAGCCCCTTTCGATAGTATTATTGTAACTGCCGGAGCGCCATTTGTGCCAAAGCCTTTACTAAGTCAATTAAAGGAGGGGGGAAGATTAGTAATCCCCGTTGGAAATGACGTGCAAACCATGACACTTTTTATCAGAAAAGGACCAAAAGAGTTCGAACAGCATGAATTTGGTGATTTCAGGTTTGTACCCATGTTAGAGGATAAGAATTAA
- a CDS encoding Gfo/Idh/MocA family protein has protein sequence MLNAGVLGAGHLGKIHLRLLNQSHKYNLIGFYDADAKNGKKVEAEFGYKFFKSIDELIDAVDVVDIVTPTLSHYDCAKKAIVKGKHIFIEKPITNTVEEAEHIRELLAENNLRGQVGHVERFNPAFLAVKDDINSPMFIETHRLAEFNPRGTDVPVVLDLMIHDIDVILSLVKSKVNHISASGVSVISDTPDIANARIEFENGCVANLTASRISLKKMRKARFFQKDAYISVDFLEKKCEVVKMKDAPENPGDFDMILQNAEGVKKQIYFDNPKIEDNNAILDELEAFADAINTNTTPVVTLQDGTEALRVANQIINCF, from the coding sequence ATGCTAAATGCTGGTGTACTAGGTGCGGGCCACCTTGGAAAAATTCACTTAAGACTTCTAAATCAATCCCATAAATACAATCTTATTGGCTTTTATGATGCCGATGCAAAAAACGGTAAAAAGGTAGAAGCTGAATTTGGATACAAGTTTTTCAAATCTATTGACGAACTTATAGATGCTGTTGATGTTGTAGATATCGTTACACCAACGTTATCGCATTACGATTGTGCCAAAAAGGCCATTGTTAAAGGAAAACACATCTTTATTGAAAAGCCTATTACCAATACTGTAGAAGAAGCCGAACACATAAGGGAACTTTTAGCAGAGAACAATTTGAGAGGACAAGTTGGTCATGTTGAACGCTTTAATCCAGCTTTTTTAGCAGTTAAAGATGATATCAATTCACCTATGTTTATTGAGACCCATAGGTTGGCAGAATTTAATCCCAGAGGAACCGATGTACCCGTGGTTTTAGATCTTATGATTCATGATATTGATGTGATTCTTAGTTTAGTAAAATCTAAGGTGAATCATATTTCGGCCAGTGGCGTTTCTGTAATCAGTGATACACCAGATATTGCAAACGCACGTATAGAGTTTGAAAATGGTTGTGTCGCCAATTTAACGGCAAGTAGAATTTCATTGAAAAAAATGCGTAAAGCTCGTTTCTTTCAAAAGGATGCTTATATCTCTGTAGACTTTTTGGAAAAGAAATGTGAGGTTGTTAAAATGAAAGACGCCCCAGAAAACCCTGGAGATTTTGATATGATTCTACAAAATGCCGAAGGAGTAAAAAAACAAATCTATTTTGACAATCCTAAAATAGAAGACAATAATGCAATTTTGGATGAGCTTGAGGCATTTGCCGATGCCATAAACACAAATACAACACCTGTGGTTACACTCCAAGATGGTACAGAGGCACTTCGCGTTGCCAATCAAATCATTAATTGTTTTTAG
- a CDS encoding 3-hydroxybutyryl-CoA dehydrogenase, with translation MQIIAVIGAGTMGNGIAHTFAQSGFKVNLIDINEVALENGLRTITKNLDRMIAKEKISEVDKKETLSNISSFTDINEGVKTVDLVVEVATENIDLKLKIFKQLDSLCHQHTILATNTSSISITQIAAVTSRPEKVIGMHFMNPVPIMKLVEVIRGYNSSDAVTNTIMELSKSLGKVPVEVNDYPGFVANRILMPMLNESIETLYNGVAGVLEIDTVMKLGMAHPMGPLQLADFIGLDVCLSILNVMYDGFKNPKYAPCPLLTNMVQAGKLGVKSGEGFYDYSESRKAEKVASQFIK, from the coding sequence ATGCAAATTATAGCTGTTATTGGTGCAGGCACCATGGGAAATGGCATTGCACACACTTTTGCACAATCTGGGTTTAAAGTTAACTTAATTGACATCAATGAAGTTGCTCTAGAAAACGGACTTCGCACAATTACCAAGAATTTGGACCGCATGATTGCAAAGGAAAAGATTTCTGAAGTAGACAAAAAAGAAACCCTCAGTAATATTTCAAGTTTTACTGATATAAATGAAGGTGTAAAAACTGTAGATTTGGTGGTTGAAGTCGCTACTGAAAATATAGACCTGAAACTAAAGATATTCAAGCAACTCGATAGCCTTTGTCATCAACACACCATTTTAGCAACAAATACATCATCTATATCCATTACCCAAATTGCAGCAGTAACATCAAGACCTGAAAAGGTTATTGGAATGCATTTTATGAATCCAGTACCCATTATGAAATTGGTTGAAGTTATTCGTGGTTACAATTCCAGTGATGCTGTTACGAACACCATAATGGAACTCTCTAAATCTCTTGGGAAAGTTCCTGTAGAGGTTAATGACTACCCTGGCTTTGTTGCCAATCGTATCTTAATGCCCATGCTAAATGAATCCATAGAAACCCTTTACAATGGCGTGGCAGGTGTTCTAGAAATCGACACCGTGATGAAATTAGGCATGGCGCACCCTATGGGCCCTTTACAACTGGCAGACTTTATAGGTCTGGATGTTTGTCTTTCAATTTTAAATGTGATGTACGATGGCTTTAAAAACCCCAAATATGCGCCTTGTCCTTTATTGACCAACATGGTGCAAGCTGGTAAATTAGGTGTAAAATCAGGTGAAGGTTTTTATGATTATTCCGAAAGTAGAAAAGCTGAAAAAGTAGCCTCACAATTTATAAAATGA
- a CDS encoding YggS family pyridoxal phosphate-dependent enzyme produces the protein MSITDNLQNIKSTLPEHVTLVAVSKTKPVSDIMEAYQAGQKVFGENKIQDMAEKHHVMPKDIEWHMIGHVQRNKVKYMASFVSLIHGVDSIKLLEEINKQAMKHNRVINCLIQIKIASEDSKFGIIPEEAKDILESQAFSELKNIKVVGLMGMATFTDDQEQIEKEFKLLKSTFENLKDIKTENCELKTISMGMSGDYKLAIDCESTMVRVGSSIFGARNYN, from the coding sequence ATGTCGATAACAGATAACCTACAAAATATAAAATCTACACTTCCTGAACACGTTACTCTAGTTGCTGTTTCCAAAACAAAACCGGTTAGTGATATAATGGAAGCCTACCAAGCTGGCCAAAAAGTCTTTGGAGAAAATAAGATTCAAGATATGGCCGAAAAACATCATGTCATGCCAAAAGATATCGAATGGCATATGATTGGGCATGTTCAAAGAAATAAGGTGAAGTACATGGCCAGCTTTGTGAGTTTAATCCATGGGGTTGATAGTATTAAATTGCTTGAAGAAATTAATAAACAGGCTATGAAACACAACCGGGTAATCAACTGTTTAATTCAAATAAAAATAGCTTCCGAAGATTCTAAGTTTGGTATTATTCCTGAAGAAGCTAAAGATATTTTGGAGTCTCAAGCATTTTCAGAATTAAAAAACATAAAAGTGGTTGGTCTTATGGGAATGGCAACATTTACCGATGACCAAGAACAAATTGAAAAAGAATTTAAACTGCTCAAATCAACCTTCGAGAATTTAAAAGACATTAAAACTGAAAACTGCGAACTAAAAACCATTTCAATGGGTATGAGCGGCGATTATAAACTAGCCATAGACTGCGAAAGCACCATGGTAAGAGTTGGCAGTAGTATTTTTGGAGCAAGAAATTACAATTAA